From the genome of Salvelinus namaycush isolate Seneca chromosome 10, SaNama_1.0, whole genome shotgun sequence, one region includes:
- the LOC120054352 gene encoding interferon-induced protein with tetratricopeptide repeats 2-like has protein sequence MVHHEYMKELWDLTMLKWKAESKHYVEVNIGFMAPNPLRCKITFPVPTLVLTSPAQTALKTKLEELECHFTWGLEVSRSKLLIHRDHLEDIGSDEGFPWLGQMYNLWAYIHHTLDSTDTALQCLSKAEEAFHLNSPSDTMGPWQLVHYGNLAWVHYHLDNQAESQRCLTKVEGLLRDYPSPSQGELHPEVCVEKAWTLMKFDQDKRLKAIDYFQMAIGMEPERKEWQSSHALALESVYFHPNTQQKESEVLEELRLAKEHDPDNLYVASIYLLRLGRSGQVRREEAQQLAQQILKKPVSCYSGLRPLLQFYRTYLSHNEAIDLADEALERHPNVRYLKKQLATSYKWKIFSKEDSPRRQSMCDRAISLYTDLISLYPETSLKVQLELASIYAESDIDRTEMANQIYENLFSSEQDPYELQMLYFHYATYNNFHIQDRNASIDYHKKAAEIPNPNKYGKKSFNILRKIEQRGRNQRCAEIWEFLKNLSSHNE, from the exons CTGAAATGGAAAGCAGAGTCCAAGCATTACGTGGAGGTGAACATTGGTTTTATGGCACCCAACCCACTGCGCTGCAAGATAACG TTTCCTGTTCCAACCCTTGTCTTAACCAGCCCTGCTCAGACCGCCCTGAAGACTAAACTGGAAGAGCTGGAGTGTCACTTCACCTGGGGACTGGAAGTCAGCAGGTCCAAGCTCCTCATTCACAGAGATCACCTGGAGGACATTGGCAGTGACGAGGGCTTTCCATGGCTGGGTCAGATGTACAACTTGTGGGCTTACATACACCACACCCTGGACTCCACTGACACAGCCCTGCAGTGCCTCAGTAAGGCAGAGGAGGCCTTTCACCTAAACAGTCCTTCAGACACGATGGGTCCTTGGCAGCTGGTCCACTATGGGAACCTAGCCTGGGTGCACTATCACCTGGATAACCAGGCGGAGAGCCAGCGGTGCTTGACAAAGGTTGAGGGACTGCTACGAGATTACCCCTCGCCTTCCCAGGGAGAACTGCACCCTGAGGTGTGTGTTGAAAAAGCCTGGACCCTTATGAAGTTTGACCAGGACAAAAGACTGAAAGCAATAGATTACTTTCAAATGGCTATTGGGATGGAACCTGAGAGAAAGGAGTGGCAATCGAGCCATGCCTTGGCCTTAGAATCAGTATATTTTCATCCAAACACCCAACAGAAGGAGTCTGAGGTTCTAGAGGAGCTGAGACTTGCCAAGGAACACGATCCAGACAACTTGTATGTAGCAAGTATCTATCTGTTAAGACTTGGCCGGAGTGGCCAGGTGAGAAGGGAGGAAGCGCAACAGCTAGCGCAGCAAATTTTAAAGAAGCCTGTCAGTTGCTACAGTGGTCTTAGACCCTTACTTCAGTTTTACAGAACATATTTATCACACAATGAAGCTATTGACCTAGCAGACGAGGCTCTGGAAAGACATCCAAATGTGCGCTACCTGAAAAAACAGCTAGCGACTTCCTACAAATGGAAAATATTTTCAAAGGAGGACAGTCCGAGGAGGCAGAGCATGTGCGACAGAGCCATcagtctctatacagatctgatcTCACTCTATCCAGAGACATCACTAAAGGTCCAACTGGAGCTTGCAAGCATCTACGCAGAATCAGACATTGACAGGACAGAAATGGCCAATCAGATCTATGAGAATTTATTCTCCAGCGAGCAGGATCCATACGAGTTGCAGATGCTCTACTTCCATTACGCTACATACAACAACTTCCACATCCAGGATCGCAATGCATCAATTGATTATCACAAGAAGGCAGCAGAAATACCAAATCCTAACAAATACGGTAAAAAGAGTTTCAACATCTTGAGGAAGATTGAACAACGGGGAAGAAATCAAAGATGTGCAGAAATCTGGGAATTTCTCAAAAACCTTTCTTCTCACAATGAATAA